The DNA region gagatttgttgaatattggcaatatcccacattaggaaaagatagaaatggagggggtttggtttgttatatatagaacccctccccctttggttgtatcatcccaaaatcttctcctttgtaatatttctagaggaaatattaatttggtagtgtccgaggacgtaagctaaattggccgaacctcgttaaaactctggtattttatttcttatttgtttgcttttatttaatagctttatgttggttatatttatttagttattattgctataaatatctaagtgagttctgtctagttgttgggttttaagcgggaccattgtgacccctccaatttaactgggaattttcttagtataattgttggcataataattatctaaatatttctgataatattgttattaatattatcgtcgcttccgcaacaaataCATCCTAATTCATGACCAAGAAAGAAGAAGCATTTCCCTTAAACAGATGCATCAACTCTAATTGATGCTTCATTTATTTGATATCGAAGCTGCAAAATCAGAATACAGCATGTCTGGAACCCAATCCCAACATTGATAATCCCTCCTCCTTTGTAATCTATACAAAAAGGCTGTGACATCAGATAAGGTTATAAAGCTGAGTAGATTAACATTTGGACACCATATCATAAATTCTCAAGAATGACTCGGGCAAAACATAGAATTGTCCTAAAAGAATTTAGTTGTTTATTCACTTTGTTCTTATCTCATTCCTtagtttgtttttttaattaagagtTTATCTTCTTATGTGGATCTGGCAAAGAAATACATCCTAATCCGTTTCCAACTATGGCTAAAAcaatttcatccattttataTCTTTAATCTGTCAAAGCTAAGATGTTAGGCATGTCAAGAGTGACGAGCTTTACAACTTGGGTGAAAGGTCTTTGCatttattgaataaaaaaaggaaaaataaaaacgaCCCTTAAATCTCTAGTTCATCGTCCACATGTTTAATGCATTTCCTAGCCATTTGTAATAATGATATTGGACTTGTCAAAAAGATTGGCTGCAGGGACCAAAGAAAAGCTTGCTCAGTTTTTGGTCGTGTTGATAACATTGATGCACTGCAATATTCCACACCACAAATTCAAGGATTATTTCTTCTGATTCACAATGGGAAGTTAAGGATTAGGCCGGATAAAATAAATGCCTTGGACTTGCATTCTTATTCTAACTCAATAAAACAGATCATCAGCCTTCGTTACTTCAATTCTATGCTAAATAAATATGTAGGGTCAAATTTACCACGTACTATCAGTTCTCATTAAATTTGgtaaatggtaaaaaaataagCCAACTCGAACAAGCTACTTGGGCTCAGGGAGAATCAAAATTCTAAGGTTTAACTATAGTTTCGATTCTTTCGAAAAAAGTTGCCCCAAATTGCTCATAAAAGGACAGCATAAAATCTCTATATCTCTTTCCCTACTTCCAAATTGCCTCGTCTCTGATTTTGTTGACGAGTGTGGATTTGTCTATATAAATAGACAGATATGCGGAGATTTGTGATTGGCAGTGCTAGAAACCTCATTGAAAGTTCGCGTCAAAAGTATCAGTTTGAACGGTTCTCTTCTTCATATCGTTTCTTATCCTCCTCTCCTGCTGCTGATtccccttcttcttcttcctcttcaacAATGGCTCATCTAGTTTCTCTTAGTACGATTAACCCCAAGGTATACTctctttttaacctttttttatttcatttggaGCGTTTCTGAATCtgggtttctttctttcttttgtttgatTTGATTGATGTTGGGTTTGATTTGATTGATGTTaggtattgatttttttttcttcttttcgtgTTTCCGAATCTGGGTTTTATGCTTTGTGTATTGTGTTTATCTTGTTATTTCAAAAAGTCTATATCTTTGACTATTTGTTTCATTCCTATCCCATTCTCAGCTCTTCGTTCTTTTTGTTATCTGTTAACTAAGAGGCAGCAATCGAGCAGGGGAGTTTTCCCTTTCTAATCACTGGTTTCTTAAAGCCATCTTTTAGTACTCAAACGATGATATTAATGTTGTGCTTGTTTATTCGTTACCTTTTCTATTGAGTATTGATGTGCAAGTATCCTTTAATTCCTCTTCCTTTTGTAGTATTTGTCTGTCAAAGGAAtggttcattttttttttctttctcttgcaTGTATATGATGGTCGCTTTACAATGAGCAGGGGTCtatttttggtacatgcactgaACTGATGTACTCCTTTTGAGTTCAAATCAATCTTTATAGTGTCTATTTAGCACGCCAATTTTGTTAAAGCTCACCATTTGCTTATTAGAAATGGATTtgctaatttttgtgattttaagaaaaaaaaaagtaatggcATTAAGTGGAGAATCAAGTTTCTGAACACTTATGTGTTTTCGTTTAGGATATAGAATATTCTCGTTCTAGTTTGAGCCAGCTTCATACTTTTTTTATGGTCAGTCTTTTCTTATGGCTAATTTTCTCTTTATCATCAGGTCATAGAGTGCGAGTATGCTGTCCGTGGTGAGATTGTCACCCTTGCACAGGTAGTTTGCTAATCTGCTTCATCTTTGatgtatttttacaatttatttctttaaagatATATTCTCATGCTTGTGTTCACATCCGAGTATAATTGGAGAATGGATTAAAAGGTGACTTTTGGGTAATTAGCCATTGGTGTTAATGTTGATTGACTGTTTTCATTACGTTTTTAGAGAATTTTATGTAAATGCTGCTGATATAGTCTTGTATATAAGCTGGATGTATTTAGTGTAAAATGTATGGCATAGTGCTTTagttatattttcttaatacctttttcagaAATTGCAAGAAGAGATACAGACTAAGCCAGATGCTCATCCCTTTGAAGaggtatatttttttaattccttgACACTTTTGTAGTGGACACTTGGAGAATCAGTCTCATTTATACTTTCTTTGAGACAATATTCTCCTCCACTTTACTTTTGTTCTCCATGGTTGAATAGCAATGTCATGCTGATATCATATTACCATTTGTGAATGATGGATTCTGCAAAGCTTTGCTACAGTTGCAGTACTATAAAGAGACTTCTTATGTTGGTGTTTTGGATTTCATCTGGCCAACATAGATGGTTGTGGAACTCTGTTGGCTGGATGGTGTTCTCAAAAAGAAGTAATTAGGTGTATCTGAACAATAAAGGTCCTGTAGAGaagtggattttttttttgggggggggattGATTGTAATACAAGAATGTTTATTTGACACttctagttttattattttatttatttggcaTTAAATGTTAATCATCTTTTACAGATACTGTACTGCAACATTGGAAATCCACAATCTCTTGGTCAGCAGCCAATAACTTTTTTCCGAGAGGTTGTTTTTTGTTAGTAGGTGATATTCATTACAATAAAGTTGCATGTTAATGAAGCCATTCTAACTAGGACATCTCTGCAATAGGTTCTTGCATTATGCGACCATCCAGCCATTTTGGACAAAAGTGAGACACAGGGTTTATTCAGGTACAGAGAATTACTATTGGCCGTCAGCTTTGTGGTTGTTtcttttaaattctattattgtttcatttgttttcttTGACCTGATAAAGATTTCAGGTTTGTGATGGGTGTTTAATTTGGCTTATCCGTGGCTTTAGTTACTCTTAATTTGGCTTATTCATTGAGCCCGGTGAAAAGGCAAAATATAAAGCAAGGGTCTCTTTTGCTAACTGTAGAATTTTTACTTTGGCAGACTACAAGTTCTCTTTGACGATTGTTCCTTTGCCTCATGTAATTTGGCTTGTGGCCTTTTGCAGTGCTGACTCCATTGAACGTGCTTGGCAAATTCTTGATCAAATTCCTGGAAGGGCAACTGGTGCCTACAGTCATAGCCAGGTTGTGATCATTGCTCACATCTTGGAACTTTGACAATTTATGCTTGCACGTTAttcataattttccattttttcgCTGTCAGGGTATCAAGGGATTACGAGATACTATTGCTGCCGGAATTGAGGTTCGTGATGGTTTTCCTGCTGATCCAAATGATATTTTCTTGACTGATGGTGCGAGCCCTGCAGTAAGTTTCTATCTCAAAGCTGAATGACgagtttttcatgaaaacttgTATAACGGAATGGATTTTATCTCATCTACAGGTGCACATGATGATGCAGCTGCTGATAAGATCTGAGAAGGATGGAATTCTCTGTCCCATCCCTCAGTATCCTCTATACTCTGCTTCAATTGCTCTGCATGGTGGAACTTTGGTATGCATTTTATATGTCCATGTATTGTTTAGAATTTTAGGTATTTATAAGCTAGCTGGATTTAGCTGTCACTGAAGTACTTTTTGCTGGTTATTGGCCAAGCTTTAATTGACCAAAATCAAGTTGATTTATGTTTCTTGAGGATTAGTTTTTATCTGCCTTCCTTTGTAGGACTTGTACAATACTTGGAAATAGAGAATTCTTTTATTATTCAAAGATTTGTTGTTGATTGACAAGTTCTTGTGTTTATAGCTTTCTTTTGGCTTGTGCAGGTTCCATACTATCTTGATGAAGCCACAGGATGGGGTTTGGAAGTATCTGAGCTAAAGAAACAACTTGAGACTTCTAGGTCCAAGGGCATCACCGTTAGGGCCTTGGTTGTAATAAATCCTGGCAACCCAACAGGACAGGTAACAGATAACatgtttttcaaaattatatttagatGAAGAGGAGTCCTAAGTTTcatttttacttgattttattCTCATTGTGGTTGCAGGTTCTTGCTGAGGAAAACCAGAAGGCAATTGTGGAGTTCTGCAAACAAGAAGGTCTTGTTCTGCTGGCAGATGAGGTAGATCAATTTCTATATATTCTGGCTTTGCCATTTCTTGCCAATGGCTTTTCTTTCTAGGTTTGAGTCCCAAGGGTGATATTAACCACCTATGGTTTTACAGGTTTATCAGGAAAATGTCTATGTACCTGAAAAGAAATTCCATTCTTT from Gossypium hirsutum isolate 1008001.06 unplaced genomic scaffold, Gossypium_hirsutum_v2.1 scaffold_656, whole genome shotgun sequence includes:
- the LOC107960745 gene encoding alanine aminotransferase 1, mitochondrial isoform X2, translating into MRRFVIGSARNLIESSRQKYQFERFSSSYRFLSSSPAADSPSSSSSSTMAHLVSLSTINPKVIECEYAVRGEIVTLAQILYCNIGNPQSLGQQPITFFREVLALCDHPAILDKSETQGLFSADSIERAWQILDQIPGRATGAYSHSQGIKGLRDTIAAGIEVRDGFPADPNDIFLTDGASPAVHMMMQLLIRSEKDGILCPIPQYPLYSASIALHGGTLVPYYLDEATGWGLEVSELKKQLETSRSKGITVRALVVINPGNPTGQVLAEENQKAIVEFCKQEGLVLLADEVYQENVYVPEKKFHSFKKVSRSMGYGEKDIALVSFQSVSKGYYGECGKRGGYMEVTGFGVDVREQIYKVASVNLCSNISGQILASLVMSPPKVGDESYESYSAERDGILSSLARRAKTLEDAFNKLEGVTCNKAEGAMYLFPRIDLPEKAIKAAEAAKKAPDAYYCQRLLAATGIVLVPGSGFGQVPGTWHFRCTILPQEEKIPAIVTRLTDFHKSFMDEFRG
- the LOC107960745 gene encoding alanine aminotransferase 1, mitochondrial isoform X1 translates to MRRFVIGSARNLIESSRQKYQFERFSSSYRFLSSSPAADSPSSSSSSTMAHLVSLSTINPKVIECEYAVRGEIVTLAQKLQEEIQTKPDAHPFEEILYCNIGNPQSLGQQPITFFREVLALCDHPAILDKSETQGLFSADSIERAWQILDQIPGRATGAYSHSQGIKGLRDTIAAGIEVRDGFPADPNDIFLTDGASPAVHMMMQLLIRSEKDGILCPIPQYPLYSASIALHGGTLVPYYLDEATGWGLEVSELKKQLETSRSKGITVRALVVINPGNPTGQVLAEENQKAIVEFCKQEGLVLLADEVYQENVYVPEKKFHSFKKVSRSMGYGEKDIALVSFQSVSKGYYGECGKRGGYMEVTGFGVDVREQIYKVASVNLCSNISGQILASLVMSPPKVGDESYESYSAERDGILSSLARRAKTLEDAFNKLEGVTCNKAEGAMYLFPRIDLPEKAIKAAEAAKKAPDAYYCQRLLAATGIVLVPGSGFGQVPGTWHFRCTILPQEEKIPAIVTRLTDFHKSFMDEFRG